In Aedes albopictus strain Foshan chromosome 3, AalbF5, whole genome shotgun sequence, the following are encoded in one genomic region:
- the LOC134290298 gene encoding uncharacterized protein K02A2.6-like, whose amino-acid sequence MDDSRAVPAFRCDRIEASKLAREWKAWKEGLECYFAAYGVTDQKAMRAKMLHLGGSALQTVFKNLEDHDHVPLVTLVPRWYDAAIEKLDAFFEPRHQSTSERKKLRQMKQNPGERFADFVIRLKQQVAECGFEKYGAEIEQVLKSIHLTDAVVEGCSSNDVRRMILLKDLSFADIEALGIAQEGVDQQLVEITTTQSEPRSTGNVYSASQSRDRFAAVKTTSSKMRLTKTCFNCGRQGHLSSSLACPARGKQCHSCKSYGHFEKLCRKRKPARTEASEKKQIRVIESVNHEAIEKATKCEETAAPDKVYYAFYSGNESNTLTCIVGGIPTEMLVDSGADANLISETAWIKMKDSQVSVKSSTKGSNRVLMAYGSNNPLTILGSFVADITAGVKTTQAEFLVVKGGQRCLLGDQTAKRLGVLQVGLHINRVESPLQPFSKIKGIVAHIRMDPDASPIFQPMRRIPLPLEEAVANKINELLQRDIIEHKTGPTSWVSPLVVVGKANGEPRLCLDLRRVNEAVLREHHPMPVVEDYMARLGRGTIWSKLDIREAFLQIELAEESRDVTTFMTNRGLFRFKRLPFGLVTAPELFQKAMDEMLAGCTGTYWYLDDIIVEGKDVEEHDKRLEKVL is encoded by the coding sequence ATGGATGATTCGCGGGCTGTTCCAGCTTTCCGGTGCGATAGAATCGAGGCCAGCAAGCTGGCTCGAGAATGGAAAGCGTGGAAGGAAGGATTAGAGTGCTATTTTGCGGCCTACGGCGTAACGGACCAAAAAGCTATGCGTGCAAAGATGTTGCACTTAGGTGGTTCGGCACTGCAGACGGTTTTCAAAAACCTGGAAGATCACGATCACGTCCCGCTGGTCACTTTGGTTCCTCGATGGTATGATGCGGCGATCGAAAAACTTGACGCATTCTTCGAGCCAAGACATCAAAGTACTTCCGAACGAAAGAAGCTCCGACAAATGAAGCAGAACCCCGGTGAGCGATTTGCAGATTTCGTCATCCGTCTGAAGCAGCAAGTAGCCGAGTGCGGGTTCGAAAAATATGGTGCAGAAATCGAGCAGGTTTTGAAATCCATTCATTTGACGGATGCCGTTGTCGAGGGGTGTTCTTCGAACGATGTGCGCAGGATGATATTGTTGAAGGATTTGTCGTTTGCGGACATCGAAGCTCTCGGAATTGCTCAAGAAGGCGTGGATCAGCAGTTGGTGGAGATAACGACCACCCAATCGGAACCTCGTTCAACGGGAAACGTTTACAGTGCCTCACAAAGTCGGGATCGGTTCGCTGCGGTAAAAACCACTTCAAGCAAGATGAGATTGACGAAGACATGCTTCAATTGCGGTCGACAAGGACATCTATCAAGTTCGTTGGCGTGCCCGGCACGTGGGAAGCAATGCCACAGCTGTAAAAGCTACGGGCATTTCGAGAAGCTGTGTCGCAAACGAAAGCCAGCACGTACAGAAGCATCGGAGAAGAAGCAGATTCGAGTGATCGAGAGTGTCAACCACGAAGCCATCGAAAAAGCGACCAAATGCGAAGAAACTGCGGCACCCGACAAGGTGTATTATGCCTTTTACTCGGGAAACGAATCCAACACACTCACCTGTATTGTCGGTGGTATTCCAACAGAGATGCTGGTGGATTCGGGCGCGGATGCCAATTTGATCAGCGAGACAGCGTGGATCAAAATGAAGGATAGTCAAGTTTCGGTGAAGTCGTCGACCAAAGGGAGTAACCGTGTACTGATGGCGTATGGCAGCAATAATCCGTTGACCATTCTGGGATCCTTCGTTGCTGACATTACCGCCGGAGTAAAGACCACTCAAGCTGAGTTCCTCGTTGTCAAGGGGGGGCAACGTTGCCTCCTTGGAGACCAGACAGCAAAACGACTGGGAGTTTTGCAGGTTGGCTTGCACATCAATCGTGTCGAAAGCCCTCTACAGCCGTTCAGTAAAATAAAAGGAATTGTGGCACATATTCGTATGGACCCTGATGCTAGTCCAATTTTCCAACCGATGCGCCGTATTCCGTTGCCGTTGGAGGAAGCAGTTGCGAACAAAATCAACGAACTATTGCAGCGTGACATCATCGAACATAAAACAGGCCCCACTAGCTGGGTGTCACCGCTGGTCGTCGTAGGGAAGGCAAACGGTGAGCCGCGATTATGCCTCGATCTTCGGCGGGTGAACGAAGCAGTCCTCCGTGAACATCATCCGATGCCGGTGGTGGAAGACTACATGGCGCGATTGGGAAGAGGAACAATTTGGAGTAAATTAGACATTCGCGAAGCGTTCCTGCAGATTGAGTTAGCGGAGGAATCCCGAGACGTTACGACCTTCATGACAAACCGTGGGCTGTTTCGCTTCAAGCGATTGCCTTTCGGTTTAGTAACCGCACCTGAGCTTTTCCAAAAAGCTATGGATGAGATGTTGGCGGGATGCACGGGTACCTACTGGTACCTCGACGATATAATTGTCGAGGGAAAGGACGTTGAAGAGCACGACAAACGCCTTGAAAAGGTACTCTAA